In Geopsychrobacter electrodiphilus DSM 16401, a single window of DNA contains:
- a CDS encoding lytic murein transglycosylase, which produces MTQFVRLLLISMIIFIPGLNSSQAQAVPQDFGPWLQDLRNEALAAGITKKTLDRALKGIKNPLPRVLELDRNQPEFKQSTQEYLAARVNSKRVAAGKVMLRRYPTWLGRVEDRYQVQRSFILALWGIETGYGRHSGSFSVIEALATLAHDGRRADYFRGELLNALRILDARHIRLKRMKGSWAGAMGQCQFMPSAFLKHAVDADGDKHINIWGSVPDVFASTANYLAQAGWQPEQGWGEAVTLPPDFDASLAGLDTRQTVERWHSLGVMRPDGKAFSTPQLEASLILPDGDKGPAYLVYDNFRVLRKWNRSNAFAIAVGTLADRISR; this is translated from the coding sequence ATGACTCAATTCGTCAGATTGTTGCTCATCTCAATGATCATTTTTATCCCGGGATTGAATTCTTCTCAAGCACAGGCCGTACCCCAGGATTTCGGTCCCTGGCTGCAGGACCTGCGCAATGAAGCGCTGGCCGCCGGGATTACAAAGAAAACCCTTGATCGAGCTCTGAAAGGGATTAAGAATCCACTGCCGCGGGTGCTTGAACTCGACCGCAACCAGCCAGAATTTAAACAATCCACTCAGGAATACCTTGCTGCCCGGGTGAATTCGAAAAGAGTGGCAGCCGGCAAAGTCATGCTGCGCCGCTACCCGACATGGCTGGGGCGAGTGGAAGACAGGTACCAGGTGCAGCGGAGCTTTATCCTCGCACTCTGGGGGATCGAAACCGGCTACGGCCGCCACAGCGGAAGTTTCTCGGTCATTGAAGCGCTGGCGACTTTGGCGCATGACGGCCGGCGTGCGGACTATTTTCGCGGGGAATTGCTGAACGCGCTGCGGATTCTGGATGCAAGGCATATCCGGCTGAAGCGGATGAAGGGCTCCTGGGCCGGGGCTATGGGCCAATGTCAGTTTATGCCCTCGGCATTTCTTAAGCACGCGGTCGATGCCGATGGTGACAAGCACATCAATATCTGGGGTTCGGTGCCCGATGTCTTTGCCTCAACTGCGAATTATCTGGCCCAAGCCGGCTGGCAACCTGAACAGGGCTGGGGAGAAGCTGTGACCCTTCCTCCCGATTTCGACGCTTCCCTGGCCGGTCTCGACACGCGGCAGACCGTCGAGCGCTGGCACTCTCTCGGCGTTATGCGCCCTGATGGCAAGGCCTTCAGTACGCCGCAACTTGAAGCCTCGCTGATTCTGCCGGACGGGGACAAAGGTCCGGCTTATCTGGTCTATGACAATTTCAGGGTGTTGCGTAAATGGAACCGGTCCAACGCCTTCGCCATCGCCGTCGGCACCCTGGCTGACCGGATTAGTCGCTAA
- the rsxC gene encoding electron transport complex subunit RsxC: MNLKTFKGGLHPPDGKHYSAHKAIELCPLPAELIIPLAQHIGAPAEACVEVGALVKKGTLIANAKGFVSVPIHASTSGEVIAVEPRLHPMGKALPAIVIKPDGADAWDESLVGADPATLDIEELKRRIQAAGVVGMGGATFPTHVKLSPPPEKQIDTLILNGVECEPYLTADHRMMLEDTERILDGVEILLKVLGIKRAVIGIEANKPDAIETMTRAAAPRNIEVQALKVKYPQGAEKQLIDAITGRQVPSGTLPMEVGVVVQNVGTCAAISDAIRLGRPLVERVVSITGPAINEPKNLLVRVGTPLQFLVDQCGGLNGEPAKIIMGGPMMGQTQLSLETPAIRGTSGLLIFRKQDLPRLESGPCIRCGRCIGVCPIHLQPTTIAGYARLDLFDEAADYHALDCIECGCCTYICPATLPLVQSIRYAKAAIMAKKRTL, translated from the coding sequence ATGAACCTGAAAACTTTTAAAGGCGGGCTCCATCCGCCGGACGGCAAGCACTACTCGGCGCACAAGGCGATTGAGCTCTGCCCGCTCCCGGCAGAGCTGATCATTCCGCTGGCCCAGCACATCGGCGCGCCCGCCGAAGCCTGTGTCGAGGTTGGCGCCCTGGTCAAAAAGGGGACACTGATCGCCAATGCCAAGGGCTTTGTCTCGGTGCCGATCCATGCGTCCACCTCCGGCGAAGTGATCGCGGTTGAACCGCGCCTGCACCCCATGGGGAAGGCGCTGCCGGCGATTGTGATCAAGCCGGACGGCGCAGACGCCTGGGATGAAAGCCTGGTCGGCGCTGACCCGGCGACCCTGGATATCGAAGAATTAAAACGTCGCATTCAAGCAGCCGGTGTCGTCGGCATGGGCGGGGCGACCTTTCCGACCCATGTCAAGCTCTCGCCGCCGCCGGAGAAACAGATCGACACCCTGATCCTGAACGGCGTCGAATGCGAACCCTACCTCACCGCCGATCACCGGATGATGCTCGAGGACACCGAGCGTATTCTGGACGGGGTCGAGATCCTGCTCAAGGTGCTCGGCATCAAGCGCGCCGTGATCGGCATCGAGGCGAACAAGCCGGATGCCATCGAGACCATGACCAGGGCCGCCGCCCCGCGCAACATCGAGGTGCAGGCGCTGAAGGTCAAGTATCCGCAGGGCGCCGAAAAGCAGCTGATCGATGCTATTACCGGCCGCCAGGTGCCTTCGGGCACCCTGCCGATGGAGGTCGGCGTGGTGGTCCAGAATGTCGGCACCTGCGCCGCGATCAGCGACGCGATCCGCCTCGGGAGGCCGCTGGTCGAACGGGTGGTCAGTATCACCGGCCCCGCAATCAATGAGCCGAAGAATCTGCTGGTGCGCGTCGGCACGCCGCTGCAGTTTCTGGTCGATCAATGCGGCGGGTTAAACGGCGAGCCGGCCAAGATCATCATGGGCGGACCGATGATGGGCCAGACCCAGCTGTCGCTTGAGACCCCGGCGATCCGCGGCACCTCGGGGCTGCTGATCTTCCGCAAACAGGATCTGCCGCGCCTTGAGTCCGGCCCCTGTATCCGCTGCGGCCGCTGCATCGGCGTCTGCCCCATCCATCTGCAGCCGACCACCATCGCTGGTTACGCCCGGCTTGATCTGTTTGATGAAGCCGCCGACTATCATGCCCTCGATTGCATCGAATGCGGCTGCTGTACTTACATCTGCCCGGCGACCCTGCCGCTGGTCCAGTCGATCCGTTATGCCAAAGCCGCCATCATGGCGAAAAAAAGGACACTCTGA
- a CDS encoding RnfABCDGE type electron transport complex subunit D, with the protein MENQLYLSSSPHIHSGETTDKVMRKVIYALLPACIASLYFFGLAALLVLLLCTIGCLAAEALSCKMQGRALTLVDGSAALTGILLALNLPASAPWWMALFGAAVAILIGKQVYGGLGHNPFNPALVARVVLLISFPVQMTSWTAPAPLSTTLDAVTSATPLGEMKTAVMLTGKLPALAHSGFLDYLSGNMAGSLGEVSALALILGGLYLLWKKVISWHIPVSFIGTVLVIGGVFWAISPEKYPNPLFHLLTGGLLLGAFFMATDMVTSPVTDKGMLIFGCGCGLLTVLIRLFGGYPEGVSFAILLMNAATPLIDRFCRPKIYGQLEAVKG; encoded by the coding sequence GTGGAAAATCAGCTCTATCTCTCCTCGTCGCCCCATATCCATAGCGGCGAAACCACCGACAAGGTGATGCGCAAGGTGATCTACGCCCTGCTCCCCGCCTGCATAGCCTCTCTCTACTTCTTCGGCCTCGCCGCACTGCTGGTGCTGCTGCTGTGCACCATCGGCTGCCTGGCCGCCGAAGCGCTCAGCTGTAAAATGCAGGGGCGTGCCTTGACCCTGGTCGACGGCTCGGCGGCGCTGACCGGTATCCTGCTCGCGCTCAACCTGCCGGCCTCTGCCCCCTGGTGGATGGCCCTGTTCGGTGCGGCGGTGGCGATTCTCATAGGTAAGCAGGTCTACGGCGGGCTGGGACATAACCCCTTCAACCCGGCGCTGGTCGCCCGGGTAGTGCTGCTGATCTCCTTTCCGGTGCAGATGACCAGCTGGACCGCACCGGCCCCCTTAAGTACCACCCTCGACGCGGTAACCTCCGCCACCCCCCTCGGTGAAATGAAGACCGCGGTGATGCTGACCGGCAAGCTGCCGGCGCTCGCACACAGCGGCTTTCTCGACTATCTCTCCGGCAATATGGCCGGCAGTCTGGGGGAAGTTTCAGCGCTGGCGCTGATTTTGGGCGGCCTCTATCTGCTCTGGAAAAAGGTTATCAGCTGGCATATCCCGGTGTCGTTCATCGGCACGGTGCTGGTCATCGGCGGCGTCTTCTGGGCGATCTCGCCCGAGAAATACCCGAACCCCCTCTTTCATCTGCTGACCGGCGGCCTGTTGCTCGGCGCCTTCTTCATGGCCACCGATATGGTCACGTCCCCGGTGACCGACAAAGGGATGCTGATCTTCGGCTGCGGCTGCGGCCTGCTGACGGTGTTGATCCGGCTCTTCGGCGGCTACCCTGAGGGGGTCTCCTTCGCCATTCTGCTGATGAACGCTGCGACTCCTCTTATCGATCGCTTCTGCCGTCCGAAGATCTACGGCCAGCTCGAAGCCGTCAAGGGTTGA
- the rsxA gene encoding electron transport complex subunit RsxA, with amino-acid sequence MLELLVILVSAVFVNNFVLARFLGICPFLGVSKKVETALGMGMAVIFVMTVASVVTWFLQYFILIPFGIEYLQTIAFILVIAALVQLVEMVIQKTSPVLYQSLGIFLPLITTNCAVLGVAVLNIQKDYTFLQAVVFSMSAGIGFTLAMVLFAGLRERIDLSPVPQSFRGTAIALVTAGLLSLAFMGFAGLVKG; translated from the coding sequence ATGCTTGAACTGTTAGTCATTCTCGTCAGTGCGGTCTTCGTCAACAACTTCGTTCTGGCGCGCTTTCTGGGGATTTGCCCTTTTCTCGGGGTCTCCAAGAAGGTCGAAACCGCTCTCGGCATGGGGATGGCGGTTATCTTCGTCATGACGGTTGCCTCGGTGGTGACCTGGTTCCTGCAATATTTCATTTTGATCCCCTTCGGCATCGAATATCTACAGACCATCGCCTTTATTCTGGTCATTGCTGCCCTGGTTCAGCTGGTCGAAATGGTCATCCAGAAGACCAGCCCGGTGCTCTACCAGTCCCTCGGCATCTTCCTGCCGCTGATCACGACCAACTGTGCAGTCCTCGGTGTCGCGGTACTCAACATTCAAAAGGACTACACCTTTCTGCAGGCGGTGGTCTTCTCAATGAGCGCCGGCATCGGCTTTACGCTGGCCATGGTCCTCTTCGCCGGCCTGCGCGAGCGGATCGATCTTTCACCGGTTCCACAGAGCTTTCGCGGGACGGCGATTGCCCTGGTAACCGCCGGACTGTTGTCCCTCGCATTTATGGGCTTCGCTGGCCTCGTCAAAGGTTAA
- a CDS encoding YbgC/FadM family acyl-CoA thioesterase: MKISTEIEVRFADLDAYGHVNNAIFFTYLETARVKLFRQRFAEQMKNGLLFLVVEASCRYRLPIELNDRVLIDIETEALGRSSFTFSYLIHNGDGKEFATARTVMVCYDAKKAKTISLPVDFRAALEG; the protein is encoded by the coding sequence ATGAAAATCTCAACTGAAATTGAAGTGCGTTTTGCTGACCTCGACGCTTACGGGCATGTTAACAACGCGATCTTTTTCACTTACCTGGAAACGGCACGGGTTAAACTCTTTCGGCAACGCTTTGCCGAACAGATGAAAAACGGCCTGCTTTTTCTGGTGGTCGAAGCCAGCTGTCGCTACCGGCTGCCGATCGAGCTGAATGATCGGGTACTGATTGATATCGAGACTGAAGCCCTCGGGCGGAGCAGTTTTACATTCTCTTACCTGATCCACAACGGTGACGGCAAAGAGTTTGCCACCGCCCGCACAGTGATGGTCTGCTATGACGCAAAAAAGGCGAAGACGATTTCATTGCCCGTTGATTTTCGTGCGGCACTTGAGGGCTAG
- a CDS encoding electron transfer flavoprotein subunit alpha/FixB family protein: MKALLVGEYREGKLLEPTYELVGFAQKLGCEFELFLVGTEAALPQVNAKLYLADVATVGEYNPALHKQLILDAVDKANADTVVFLHSSSGWDLAPRVALALGAAQLSEVVEIKGDGYLLPACNAKLRRTVKAATGKSVITLQAGAFMPAEQSGAPQVEKLTTSTPAQSEFLGYEQAEAGQVDLGKAEIIVSAGRGVGKPENVAMIQALAEALGGEYGASRPVVDAGWAPHDRQVGTTGQVVSPKLYVACGISGAIQHLAGMKKSEFILAINTDKDAPIGEVADVLVVADIKQFAPALTAKLAG; encoded by the coding sequence ATGAAAGCATTACTGGTTGGAGAATATAGAGAAGGAAAACTGCTGGAGCCGACCTACGAGCTGGTCGGCTTCGCCCAGAAACTCGGCTGTGAGTTCGAGCTGTTCCTGGTCGGGACGGAAGCCGCCCTGCCCCAGGTGAACGCCAAGCTTTATCTGGCCGATGTCGCCACAGTCGGGGAATACAACCCGGCGCTGCACAAGCAGCTGATTCTGGATGCGGTTGATAAAGCCAACGCCGATACGGTGGTCTTTCTTCATTCGAGCAGCGGCTGGGATCTGGCACCGCGGGTGGCCTTGGCGCTGGGCGCGGCGCAACTCTCCGAGGTGGTGGAGATCAAGGGGGATGGCTATCTGCTCCCGGCCTGCAACGCCAAGCTGCGGCGCACGGTGAAGGCCGCCACCGGCAAGAGTGTCATCACCCTGCAGGCCGGAGCGTTCATGCCGGCTGAACAGAGCGGCGCTCCCCAGGTGGAGAAGCTGACCACCAGCACCCCGGCGCAGAGCGAATTCCTGGGATACGAGCAGGCCGAAGCGGGACAGGTCGATCTGGGCAAGGCCGAGATCATCGTCAGCGCCGGACGCGGAGTCGGCAAACCGGAGAACGTCGCCATGATTCAGGCGCTGGCCGAAGCCTTGGGCGGCGAATACGGCGCCAGTCGCCCGGTGGTCGACGCCGGCTGGGCACCCCATGACCGGCAGGTCGGCACCACCGGCCAGGTGGTCTCGCCCAAGCTCTATGTGGCCTGCGGCATCTCGGGCGCGATCCAGCATCTGGCCGGGATGAAGAAATCGGAGTTCATCCTCGCGATCAACACCGACAAGGACGCCCCCATCGGCGAAGTCGCCGACGTACTGGTGGTGGCCGATATCAAACAATTTGCGCCGGCCTTGACTGCAAAACTGGCGGGCTGA
- a CDS encoding RnfABCDGE type electron transport complex subunit B, whose translation MLASILTLGGIGLFAAVALGIAAKKFAVEVDPRELAILEVLPGANCGACGQPGCGGYAKAIVAGTMPPNLCSPGGAETIEKIAHIMGVEAVSANPQLAVVCCQGDNLKASLKYRYLGLEDCNAAQKIADGPKTCPAGCLGLGSCMRACPFDAIEITSQGLAIIDRDKCTGCQKCVATCPRQVIKMTPASATTHVLCNSTDKGAQVRKYCQVGCIACQICKKTAPEVYQIENFLARVDYAADGDVLAAVAKCPTKCIRDFSTGYPEGSSFIAPNAPAKTPEEAA comes from the coding sequence ATGCTTGCCTCAATCTTAACCCTCGGCGGTATCGGTCTGTTCGCTGCTGTTGCCCTCGGTATCGCCGCCAAAAAATTTGCGGTTGAGGTCGATCCGCGCGAACTGGCGATTCTCGAAGTGCTGCCCGGTGCCAACTGCGGTGCCTGCGGGCAACCCGGTTGCGGCGGCTACGCCAAAGCGATCGTCGCCGGCACCATGCCGCCCAATCTGTGCAGCCCCGGCGGTGCCGAAACAATCGAAAAAATCGCCCATATCATGGGCGTCGAGGCGGTCTCTGCCAACCCGCAGCTGGCCGTGGTCTGTTGCCAGGGGGACAACCTCAAGGCCAGCCTGAAATATCGATATCTCGGTCTTGAAGATTGTAACGCCGCACAAAAGATCGCCGATGGCCCGAAAACCTGCCCCGCCGGCTGCCTCGGCTTAGGCTCCTGCATGCGCGCCTGCCCCTTCGATGCGATCGAAATCACCTCACAAGGGCTGGCAATCATCGACCGCGACAAGTGTACCGGCTGCCAGAAGTGCGTCGCGACCTGTCCGCGCCAGGTGATCAAGATGACCCCGGCCAGCGCCACGACCCACGTCTTGTGCAACAGTACCGACAAGGGCGCGCAGGTGCGGAAATACTGTCAGGTCGGGTGTATCGCCTGCCAGATCTGCAAGAAGACCGCTCCCGAGGTCTACCAGATTGAAAACTTCCTCGCCCGCGTTGACTACGCCGCCGACGGTGATGTGCTGGCGGCCGTGGCAAAATGTCCGACCAAATGTATCCGTGATTTCTCCACCGGTTACCCCGAAGGGAGCAGCTTCATCGCCCCGAACGCACCGGCTAAAACTCCGGAGGAGGCGGCTTAA
- a CDS encoding MerR family transcriptional regulator produces the protein MTALPEHPIAIGEVARRLGITTRTIRYYEEIGLMGPPERVGGGTRMYDRAEILRLKFILKLKELGISLKEMQIIAEYFDVNDQNFGTLTPHLVELLDGHIGKVDEKIANLASLRREIVDYRSRIVDILQGKVPPVR, from the coding sequence ATGACGGCTTTACCGGAACATCCGATAGCGATTGGCGAGGTTGCACGGCGGCTGGGCATAACCACTCGTACCATCCGTTATTATGAAGAGATCGGTCTGATGGGCCCACCTGAAAGGGTTGGGGGGGGGACCCGGATGTATGATCGTGCCGAGATTTTACGGCTCAAGTTTATTCTGAAGCTCAAAGAATTGGGGATCAGCCTCAAGGAGATGCAGATTATCGCCGAATATTTTGACGTTAATGATCAAAACTTCGGTACCCTGACGCCTCATCTGGTTGAGCTCCTTGATGGTCACATCGGCAAGGTCGACGAAAAGATCGCCAATCTTGCCTCGCTGCGGCGTGAAATTGTCGATTACCGCAGCCGCATCGTCGATATCCTGCAGGGAAAGGTGCCACCTGTCCGCTGA
- a CDS encoding RnfABCDGE type electron transport complex subunit G, translating into MKDTIRLILALTLIASIAALILSQVESVTREPIKEQRRIQMLKAISAVLPAYDNSPDTDSVSLQNGVNKKGKPVLLTFYRGRKNGELTGTAFKVIATDGYSGNIEIMVGLNPQDSLNGIEILNHSETPGLGARIVEPAFKNQFKGKSLKNADWRVKKDGGQFDQITGATISPRAVVKAVKAGLEFYRAHKAAVLATQGGTQ; encoded by the coding sequence ATGAAAGATACCATCCGCCTCATCCTGGCCCTGACCCTGATCGCATCGATTGCGGCGTTGATCCTTTCGCAGGTTGAAAGTGTCACCCGCGAACCGATCAAGGAGCAGCGCCGCATCCAGATGCTCAAGGCCATAAGTGCCGTGCTGCCGGCCTACGATAACAGCCCCGACACCGACAGTGTCAGCCTGCAGAATGGGGTCAACAAAAAGGGCAAACCGGTGCTGCTGACCTTCTACCGTGGCCGCAAGAACGGTGAATTGACCGGCACCGCGTTTAAAGTGATCGCAACGGATGGCTACAGCGGTAATATCGAAATTATGGTCGGACTCAACCCGCAGGACAGCCTCAACGGGATCGAAATCCTGAATCATTCCGAGACCCCGGGACTGGGCGCGCGGATTGTGGAACCGGCTTTCAAAAATCAGTTCAAGGGGAAAAGTCTGAAGAATGCCGACTGGCGGGTCAAGAAGGACGGCGGTCAGTTTGACCAGATCACCGGGGCGACGATCTCACCTCGCGCCGTCGTCAAGGCCGTCAAGGCCGGGCTTGAATTTTACCGCGCCCACAAGGCGGCAGTGCTGGCCACCCAGGGAGGAACACAATGA
- a CDS encoding electron transfer flavoprotein subunit beta/FixA family protein: MNILVCIKQVPDMESRFKVAASGTWFEESDLAWRINEYDEFAVEQAVKLKEQLGDADLTVLSIGPARVKEALKKALAMGCERAVNIVDPAAAEKDSFQIASSIAAFAKDKSFDVIFTGMQSQDRGSGQVGVLVAELLGIPVLTTAVEFEYTDGSITVRRELEGGLRAAVKASTPALVTCQLGLNTPRYPTLPNIMKAKKKELLEIPIGELLKDEARLTTLALAYPEKKGSALVLEGEIGELVDKVIGILKEKTSVL, encoded by the coding sequence ATGAACATTCTGGTCTGTATCAAACAGGTTCCCGACATGGAATCACGCTTCAAGGTCGCCGCCAGCGGCACCTGGTTCGAAGAGAGCGATCTCGCCTGGCGCATCAACGAGTATGACGAGTTCGCCGTCGAGCAGGCGGTCAAGCTCAAGGAGCAGCTCGGCGATGCCGATCTGACGGTGCTCAGTATCGGTCCGGCGCGGGTCAAGGAGGCGCTCAAGAAGGCGCTGGCCATGGGCTGCGAGCGGGCGGTGAATATTGTCGATCCGGCGGCGGCCGAGAAAGATTCTTTCCAGATCGCCAGCAGCATCGCCGCCTTCGCCAAAGACAAAAGCTTCGACGTCATCTTCACCGGCATGCAGTCGCAGGATCGCGGCAGCGGTCAGGTCGGGGTGCTGGTTGCCGAACTGCTCGGAATTCCGGTCCTGACCACCGCAGTCGAATTTGAATACACCGACGGCAGCATAACGGTGCGGCGTGAACTCGAAGGCGGCTTAAGAGCGGCGGTCAAGGCGAGTACCCCGGCGCTGGTGACCTGCCAGCTGGGCCTCAACACCCCGCGTTACCCGACCCTGCCGAACATCATGAAGGCGAAGAAGAAGGAGCTGCTCGAGATTCCGATTGGCGAGCTGCTGAAGGATGAAGCCCGCCTTACGACCCTCGCCCTCGCGTACCCGGAGAAGAAGGGTTCAGCCCTGGTCCTCGAAGGGGAGATCGGCGAGCTGGTCGACAAGGTGATCGGGATCCTGAAAGAGAAGACATCCGTTTTATAA